One genomic region from Spartinivicinus poritis encodes:
- a CDS encoding anti-sigma factor family protein — protein sequence MNKPSENELHAYVDNQLDPARHNELEQWLAEHPEEANQINNWKKQQQLIQQDFTAELSAPIPNHLKLAARRPAAQRSAWFRVAAAVAWMTFGGIVGFNLQGKYTQEQNIPPIAATPPPSFLPIAQQATLAHVVYTPEVRHPVEVRADQEAHLVKWLSKRLGIQLRIPQLTSRGYRLVGGRLLPGDKGPVAHFMYENNAGNRLTLYVRHDATENRETAFHYTQTNKVGVFYWVDRELGYALTGELPRDQLLGLAELTYDQLSS from the coding sequence ATGAACAAGCCAAGTGAAAATGAACTACATGCCTATGTGGACAACCAACTGGATCCAGCCCGTCACAACGAGCTTGAGCAATGGCTAGCAGAACACCCTGAAGAAGCGAATCAAATAAATAATTGGAAAAAGCAGCAACAACTCATCCAGCAAGATTTTACTGCTGAGTTATCAGCCCCTATACCCAATCATTTAAAACTAGCTGCTCGCCGCCCTGCTGCTCAGAGATCAGCCTGGTTTCGGGTTGCTGCCGCTGTTGCCTGGATGACTTTCGGTGGAATAGTTGGTTTTAACCTTCAAGGTAAGTACACTCAAGAACAAAACATTCCTCCTATTGCTGCCACCCCTCCACCATCGTTTTTACCCATTGCTCAACAGGCGACTTTAGCGCATGTGGTTTACACCCCTGAAGTGCGCCACCCCGTTGAAGTAAGAGCAGATCAAGAAGCTCATCTTGTTAAGTGGCTTTCAAAACGATTGGGTATTCAGCTGCGTATCCCTCAACTAACAAGCCGTGGTTACCGTTTAGTCGGTGGACGTCTATTACCAGGTGACAAAGGCCCTGTTGCGCATTTTATGTACGAAAATAATGCTGGCAATCGCCTTACTCTTTATGTTCGCCATGATGCAACAGAAAATCGTGAAACCGCCTTTCACTACACCCAAACTAATAAGGTAGGTGTATTCTATTGGGTAGACCGCGAATTAGGTTATGCATTAACAGGTGAATTACCGCGCGATCAATTACTGGGGTTGGCAGAATTGACCTACGACCAACTCAGCTCATAA
- a CDS encoding DUF4123 domain-containing protein, whose amino-acid sequence MTVADYLKQHIFSKNLNLYGVIDTVIFNDFTATLFDVEPEANFFPLYKKTQLESCIEISPYLVLLTSSSRLLNFLITNKAPENWGLLLAINNDYHFDKLLPYLQSILYIKSPDSEELIFRHYDPRVINPLLQSSNELEKCQLLGPVEHLIVPNHYHAERFQNVLAPDWVLWLNPEPMDSEIPEQQPWYEFSTNQWQSLLDEHRIKVEETIANQLISNNQDYTSLTKKQMHNMIQFWIDQAAEYDIEKTALVIRLIEVMNQFGQAMPEQELNYLESAILDNSEYDSEEKVQLLEKYAALVYENPELPFDPIRCITYEILFEDDGTITPIKPFDEQDMGKRVLYMNTYKELLNKKQQAFQAMAYLYQYYKNELIDNQQRYIPVSYFSREFNKYRFALVHFFNLLTQETTDEY is encoded by the coding sequence ATGACAGTTGCAGACTACCTTAAACAACATATCTTTAGTAAAAATTTAAATTTGTACGGTGTTATAGACACCGTTATATTTAATGACTTTACAGCAACACTTTTTGACGTTGAACCAGAGGCTAATTTTTTTCCTCTATATAAAAAAACTCAATTAGAATCATGCATTGAAATTTCCCCCTACCTGGTATTACTTACATCTAGCTCAAGATTACTGAACTTTTTAATTACCAATAAAGCACCTGAAAATTGGGGGCTACTCTTAGCAATCAATAATGACTACCATTTCGATAAACTATTACCTTATTTACAAAGTATTCTCTATATAAAGTCACCAGATTCAGAAGAACTTATTTTTCGTCATTATGACCCAAGAGTGATTAATCCATTACTACAATCAAGTAATGAGCTAGAGAAATGTCAGCTACTAGGACCAGTTGAACATCTAATTGTACCCAATCATTACCATGCTGAGCGCTTCCAAAATGTATTAGCACCAGACTGGGTATTATGGTTGAACCCTGAGCCAATGGATAGTGAGATTCCAGAACAACAACCTTGGTATGAATTTAGTACTAACCAATGGCAAAGTTTGTTGGATGAACATCGAATAAAAGTAGAAGAAACCATTGCTAATCAGCTTATTAGCAACAATCAAGATTATACCAGTCTAACTAAAAAACAAATGCATAATATGATTCAGTTTTGGATTGATCAGGCTGCAGAATACGATATTGAAAAAACAGCACTCGTTATCAGGTTAATTGAGGTTATGAATCAATTTGGCCAGGCAATGCCTGAACAGGAGTTGAACTATCTAGAGTCAGCAATACTAGATAACAGCGAATATGATAGTGAAGAAAAAGTACAGTTGTTAGAAAAATATGCTGCCTTAGTATATGAAAATCCTGAACTCCCTTTTGATCCAATACGCTGCATAACCTATGAAATACTATTTGAAGATGACGGAACAATAACACCAATCAAGCCATTTGATGAACAAGATATGGGTAAGCGAGTATTATATATGAATACATACAAGGAATTACTCAATAAAAAACAGCAAGCTTTTCAGGCAATGGCATATTTATATCAATATTATAAAAATGAACTTATCGATAACCAGCAACGATATATACCAGTGAGTTACTTTTCTCGTGAGTTTAATAAATACCGTTTTGCACTTGTTCATTTTTTTAATTTATTGACTCAAGAAACAACTGATGAGTATTAA
- a CDS encoding DUF1631 domain-containing protein, which translates to MSKQDNSKVVNLHSKHPQFRDGNSQHAELLQACRKSMMNFTAKALAEMFDHVDDALFDAADKAESNKIQSLFFDGMRELRIQRPQVERDFHQKLSARFQHFIDSFTPKPTDTEDGQQITFDELSVLHDEAYEESMILLNIATRAAGQCAEVLYGMNQRLSILVGGQKVTDETNPIAPKQLIEVLSEALQPIQVDRRIKEALYQLFDIYVIAKLPATYQAINNHFIEANILPNLKYTGTTSEHKSKSKPQQSNAQQPNESDMTALSEAAKIAATIAANSTTKEQVVDEPLNDEQGQPNEHSIAAKKAVDALTTNNPYAAHAPEQWDEVSQQLFDSINGLIDLQRKYNLVDAENEPCNFKSILSFSDLADKPNAETFSQKELLSALGTLQKSSLQEDQLNFDKPQPVDQIQQHFVNELSQNKQSHTIAQADADIIDLVGMLFDFILDDENLPDVCKTALSHLHTPYLKIALLDKELFVKHQHPARRLLNSMAQAAVLWPPTKNDERGVLAKIQHIVRRVVKDFSGDISLFDELVAEFKTFIETVKKQNDIIEKRAVEAAKGRDKLVAARNRANLVISKKLSTSNKIPPAVIEFIKTQWHDVLVFILLRHGTDSPAWRKALQIVDEIFWSVLPKYTGEEKQLLKERQPHLMHDIKQTLLALGSYQANDITAAIKPIVLCQRAAIKAQPPTDMKPEAVTTTNPAQTKQQITTPAETEPTGMEVEHDTESLPNGLEGIDESLVKQLKALEFGTWFKFNAKQKPTHMKLSWFSPTTWNYMFVDKSGNRVIVKSIEVLARELTSGDAEISYIEKIPLMDRALDTIHSVLRRLSKKQTATIS; encoded by the coding sequence ATGAGCAAGCAGGATAACTCCAAAGTAGTTAACTTACATAGCAAGCACCCTCAATTTAGAGATGGCAATAGTCAGCATGCCGAACTATTACAAGCATGTCGCAAGTCTATGATGAACTTTACTGCCAAAGCACTGGCAGAAATGTTTGACCATGTTGATGATGCGCTATTTGATGCAGCAGACAAAGCTGAAAGCAATAAGATCCAGTCGCTATTTTTTGATGGGATGAGAGAGTTGCGTATTCAGCGGCCACAGGTTGAGCGGGATTTCCACCAAAAACTATCCGCACGTTTTCAACACTTCATTGATTCCTTTACGCCAAAACCCACAGATACTGAAGATGGCCAACAAATAACATTTGATGAGCTATCAGTGCTTCATGATGAAGCTTATGAAGAATCAATGATCTTACTTAATATTGCCACCCGTGCAGCAGGCCAGTGTGCAGAAGTTTTATATGGCATGAATCAACGGTTATCTATTTTAGTCGGCGGCCAAAAAGTCACCGACGAAACTAACCCTATTGCCCCTAAACAGCTTATTGAGGTATTAAGCGAAGCACTACAACCTATCCAAGTTGATAGGCGAATAAAAGAAGCACTTTATCAGTTATTTGACATTTATGTTATTGCCAAACTACCTGCAACCTATCAGGCCATTAATAATCACTTTATTGAGGCCAATATATTACCGAACTTAAAATATACTGGAACCACTAGCGAGCATAAGTCCAAGTCAAAACCACAACAATCCAATGCTCAACAGCCGAATGAAAGCGACATGACGGCTTTAAGTGAAGCAGCCAAAATTGCAGCTACTATTGCTGCCAATAGCACCACAAAAGAACAAGTAGTAGATGAGCCTCTGAATGACGAGCAGGGCCAGCCTAATGAGCACTCTATAGCTGCAAAGAAAGCTGTTGATGCCTTAACCACTAATAACCCTTATGCGGCTCATGCTCCAGAACAGTGGGATGAAGTGAGTCAACAACTATTTGATTCCATTAATGGATTAATAGACTTACAACGTAAATATAATTTAGTAGACGCTGAAAACGAGCCTTGTAACTTTAAAAGCATATTGAGCTTTTCTGACTTGGCTGATAAACCCAATGCTGAAACCTTTAGTCAAAAAGAATTACTTTCTGCACTAGGTACCTTACAAAAAAGCAGCTTGCAGGAAGATCAGCTCAATTTTGATAAGCCTCAGCCGGTTGATCAGATTCAACAACACTTTGTTAATGAGCTAAGCCAAAACAAGCAAAGCCATACGATAGCTCAGGCAGATGCCGATATTATCGATCTGGTCGGTATGCTGTTTGACTTTATCCTGGATGATGAAAACTTACCTGATGTATGTAAAACAGCATTAAGCCATTTACATACACCTTATCTAAAAATTGCACTGCTTGATAAAGAGCTCTTTGTAAAACACCAACACCCTGCCCGTCGGCTGTTAAACTCAATGGCCCAAGCCGCTGTTTTATGGCCGCCCACCAAAAACGACGAGCGTGGTGTTTTAGCAAAGATTCAACACATTGTACGACGGGTTGTGAAAGACTTTAGCGGTGATATCAGTTTATTTGATGAACTCGTAGCGGAGTTTAAAACGTTCATTGAAACAGTCAAAAAACAAAACGATATCATTGAAAAGCGGGCCGTTGAAGCAGCTAAAGGAAGGGATAAACTAGTAGCCGCTCGTAACCGAGCTAATCTGGTGATTAGTAAAAAGTTATCAACCAGTAATAAGATACCTCCGGCAGTTATCGAGTTTATCAAAACCCAATGGCATGATGTTTTGGTGTTTATTCTATTACGCCATGGCACTGACAGCCCTGCCTGGCGTAAAGCCTTGCAAATTGTCGATGAAATTTTTTGGAGTGTCTTGCCCAAGTATACCGGGGAAGAAAAACAGCTATTGAAAGAGCGCCAGCCTCATTTAATGCATGATATTAAGCAAACCTTGTTAGCTTTAGGCAGTTACCAGGCCAACGATATTACTGCAGCAATTAAACCAATCGTGCTCTGCCAACGAGCAGCAATAAAGGCTCAGCCTCCCACAGATATGAAGCCTGAAGCTGTCACTACCACCAACCCAGCACAAACAAAGCAGCAAATAACAACACCTGCTGAAACAGAGCCAACAGGTATGGAAGTAGAACACGACACTGAAAGCCTACCAAATGGCTTAGAGGGAATTGATGAAAGCCTGGTTAAACAATTAAAGGCGCTGGAATTTGGTACTTGGTTTAAGTTTAACGCAAAGCAAAAACCTACCCATATGAAGTTGTCTTGGTTTAGCCCTACTACCTGGAATTATATGTTTGTCGATAAATCAGGTAATCGAGTTATTGTTAAGTCAATTGAAGTATTAGCAAGAGAGCTTACCAGTGGAGATGCCGAAATTAGTTATATAGAAAAAATTCCACTGATGGATCGTGCACTGGATACTATCCACAGTGTATTGAGACGTTTAAGCAAGAAGCAAACGGCTACTATTTCTTAG
- a CDS encoding DUF3094 family protein, producing MTNNKLSKEDMKRVEQFLNTPVNQVERQPFKPMKLLLIITLVVVGFGLLSRLIAWLYVNSITS from the coding sequence ATGACCAACAACAAACTTTCCAAAGAAGACATGAAACGGGTGGAGCAGTTTCTTAACACCCCTGTTAATCAAGTAGAACGACAGCCATTTAAACCCATGAAGCTACTTTTAATTATTACTTTAGTGGTAGTTGGCTTTGGCCTGCTCAGTAGACTCATTGCCTGGCTTTATGTAAACAGCATAACCAGCTAA
- a CDS encoding PilZ domain-containing protein, producing the protein MEKRQLLRTQAVQPVNVYDTLSGDCLGALVNISTEGFMLITTKPLSVSRLYQCQIKISFTAGGKDTIDLAAELLWLKASNTPEHSWAGFQVIDISEHGLRQVQQLVELLEQKTA; encoded by the coding sequence ATGGAAAAACGTCAGCTATTACGGACACAAGCAGTTCAACCTGTTAATGTTTACGACACGCTTTCAGGTGACTGCCTGGGAGCGCTAGTGAATATCTCTACCGAAGGCTTTATGCTGATCACAACCAAACCACTTTCCGTCAGTCGGCTATATCAATGCCAAATCAAAATATCATTTACTGCTGGCGGTAAAGATACGATTGACCTGGCTGCTGAGTTGTTATGGTTAAAAGCCAGTAACACACCTGAACATAGCTGGGCTGGCTTTCAAGTCATTGATATATCAGAGCACGGCTTACGCCAAGTACAACAACTTGTGGAGTTGCTTGAACAAAAAACGGCTTAA
- a CDS encoding acetyl-CoA C-acyltransferase has translation MSQDSIVIVNGARTPMGGFQGALSSVTAPQLGAAAIKEALNRSHLKPEEIEEVIMGCVLPAGLKQGPARQASLLAGLPPATGCTTINKLCGSGMKAVMLAHDLIKAGTNKIMVAGGMESMSNAPYLLDKARSGYRMGHAEVKDHMFLDGLEDAETGRLMGSFAQETADKHSLSREDMDNFAITSLKRAQQAIESGKLDAEITPVTVKTRKGETIVKIDEQPGNAQLDKIPHLRAAFSKDGTITAANSSSISDGASALVLMPETEAEARGIQAMARIVGHATQSQHPSLFTTAPVGAMTNLFNKVGWHADQVDLFEINEAFAMVTMLAMQEHGLPHEKVNVHGGACAQGHPIGSTGSRIIISLMYALKHYGKQRGVASLCIGGGEATAVAIEML, from the coding sequence ATGAGTCAGGATTCGATTGTTATCGTCAATGGTGCTCGTACCCCAATGGGTGGCTTTCAAGGTGCACTAAGCTCTGTTACTGCACCACAATTAGGTGCTGCTGCAATAAAAGAAGCTCTCAACCGCTCCCACCTGAAACCAGAAGAAATTGAAGAAGTGATTATGGGCTGTGTGTTGCCTGCAGGGCTAAAACAAGGCCCTGCCCGCCAGGCATCATTATTAGCTGGGCTCCCACCTGCGACTGGCTGTACAACAATTAATAAGCTATGTGGATCTGGCATGAAAGCCGTTATGCTGGCCCATGACCTTATAAAAGCAGGTACGAATAAAATTATGGTAGCTGGCGGTATGGAGAGTATGTCCAATGCCCCTTACTTACTGGATAAAGCTCGCAGCGGTTATCGAATGGGCCATGCCGAAGTTAAAGACCATATGTTTCTAGATGGTTTGGAAGATGCTGAAACCGGTCGTTTGATGGGGTCTTTTGCTCAGGAGACCGCCGATAAACATAGCCTATCCAGAGAAGATATGGATAACTTTGCAATTACCTCCTTAAAACGAGCTCAGCAAGCGATTGAGTCAGGCAAGTTGGACGCAGAAATTACGCCAGTTACTGTAAAAACTCGTAAAGGGGAGACTATTGTTAAAATTGACGAACAACCTGGCAATGCTCAACTAGACAAAATCCCTCACTTACGCGCTGCATTTAGTAAAGACGGTACGATTACTGCTGCCAACTCCAGCTCAATTTCAGATGGTGCATCTGCTTTGGTCCTGATGCCAGAAACTGAGGCCGAAGCAAGAGGTATTCAAGCCATGGCAAGAATTGTTGGCCATGCGACCCAATCACAACACCCTTCATTATTTACTACTGCTCCAGTAGGTGCGATGACCAACTTATTTAATAAAGTGGGATGGCATGCTGACCAAGTGGATTTATTTGAAATTAATGAAGCCTTTGCCATGGTGACGATGCTCGCCATGCAAGAACACGGTTTACCCCATGAAAAAGTGAATGTACATGGTGGCGCCTGTGCCCAGGGGCATCCGATTGGCTCTACCGGCTCACGAATCATTATTAGCTTAATGTATGCGTTAAAGCATTATGGCAAACAACGAGGAGTTGCTTCGCTATGTATTGGTGGTGGAGAGGCAACCGCTGTAGCAATTGAGATGTTGTAA
- a CDS encoding fatty acid--CoA ligase: MKTKIIDPTQSAYNYPLLLKRLLLSGGRYEPNREIVYRDQMRYNYSTLKERICRLANLLVKAGVKPGDAVGVMEWDSHRYLECMFAIPMIGAIIHTVNIRLSPDQVLYTMNHADDTLVLVNDEFLPIIEGIHDQLKTVTNYVLLSDNKNAAVPDKLPFIGEYEQLLAEADSHYDFPDFDENSVATTFYTTGTTGNPKGVYFTHRQLVLHSLVIAQALGTLSGHDLMKSSDVYMPITPMFHVHGWGVPYAATMLGAKQVYPGRYEPEMLLKLYMTEKVSFSHCVPTIMFMIVQAAKANNIKFDNWKVLIGGSALPKGLAVAAREVGIHLNGAYGMSETCPLLAVAYLNDELQALNPDEQLNYRIKTGIPSALVDLEVMDENGKLLPHDGKSVGEIVCRTPWLTQGYFKEPEKSEDLWQGGWLHTGDMATIDELGFVQICDRMKDIIKTGGEWISSLDLENLLSQHSAIAEAAVVGIPDDRWGERPFAMLVLEKDQTATAETIKQHLQTYVDTGEINKWAIPDRIEFVEAIPKTSVGKIDKKKIRADIQ; encoded by the coding sequence ATGAAAACCAAGATAATTGACCCTACTCAATCTGCTTATAATTACCCCTTACTGCTGAAACGACTGTTACTCTCTGGTGGCCGTTATGAGCCCAATCGAGAGATTGTTTACCGTGATCAAATGCGCTACAACTATTCCACATTAAAAGAACGCATCTGTCGGCTAGCTAATTTACTGGTAAAAGCAGGGGTAAAGCCCGGTGATGCAGTGGGGGTGATGGAGTGGGATAGCCACCGTTATCTTGAGTGTATGTTTGCAATTCCGATGATTGGGGCCATTATCCATACGGTTAATATACGGCTGTCGCCTGATCAGGTGTTGTATACCATGAATCATGCAGACGACACATTGGTACTAGTCAATGATGAGTTTTTACCGATTATTGAAGGTATTCATGACCAGCTAAAAACGGTCACTAACTATGTGCTGCTGTCTGATAATAAAAATGCAGCAGTGCCTGACAAATTACCTTTTATTGGCGAATATGAACAGTTATTGGCTGAGGCCGATTCGCACTATGATTTCCCGGATTTTGATGAAAATAGCGTAGCAACAACTTTTTATACAACAGGCACTACCGGTAACCCTAAAGGAGTATATTTCACTCACCGCCAGTTAGTGTTGCATTCATTAGTCATTGCCCAGGCACTGGGCACCTTGTCTGGACATGATTTAATGAAGTCTTCTGATGTGTACATGCCTATTACCCCGATGTTTCATGTGCATGGTTGGGGGGTGCCTTACGCAGCGACCATGTTAGGTGCAAAGCAGGTTTATCCTGGCCGATATGAGCCAGAAATGCTGCTCAAGTTGTATATGACAGAAAAAGTTTCTTTCTCCCATTGTGTGCCGACCATTATGTTTATGATTGTTCAGGCAGCCAAGGCCAATAATATTAAGTTTGATAACTGGAAAGTCTTAATTGGCGGTTCCGCATTACCCAAAGGGCTGGCTGTTGCAGCAAGAGAGGTGGGGATTCATCTGAATGGGGCTTATGGTATGTCCGAAACCTGCCCTCTATTAGCTGTTGCTTATTTAAATGATGAACTACAGGCGCTAAATCCTGATGAGCAATTGAATTATCGGATTAAAACGGGCATTCCTTCAGCGCTGGTTGATTTAGAAGTAATGGATGAAAATGGCAAGTTATTACCTCATGATGGTAAGTCAGTAGGCGAAATAGTGTGCCGTACGCCCTGGTTAACTCAAGGCTATTTTAAAGAGCCAGAAAAGAGTGAAGACTTATGGCAGGGAGGGTGGTTACATACAGGCGATATGGCCACTATTGACGAGTTAGGGTTTGTGCAAATTTGCGATCGCATGAAAGACATTATTAAAACCGGTGGTGAGTGGATTTCATCCCTTGATTTAGAAAACCTGCTTTCACAACACTCGGCAATAGCAGAGGCTGCTGTTGTGGGCATACCTGATGATCGTTGGGGAGAGCGGCCTTTTGCTATGTTGGTGTTAGAAAAAGATCAAACGGCAACGGCGGAAACCATTAAACAACATTTACAAACATATGTTGATACAGGTGAAATTAATAAGTGGGCGATTCCTGATCGTATAGAATTTGTCGAGGCAATTCCTAAAACCAGTGTCGGGAAAATAGATAAAAAGAAAATTCGAGCAGATATCCAATAA
- a CDS encoding OmpA family protein, producing MIKKIAATTLAVTVLAGCQTTNPYTGEEEFNKTSKYGGIGALAGAVVGGLADGKKGALKGAAAGAAAGAGYGYYVDRQEDKLRAQLRGTGVRVQRQGNHLRLIMPGNITFNTNSYDIQAGFYRVLNSVSTVLKEFDKNGVEVVGHTDSTGGYQYNQQLSQKRAQSVASYLINQGVTPNRVSYYGAGPDNPIADNSSTGGRQQNRRVEINLKPPAQY from the coding sequence ATGATAAAGAAAATTGCTGCAACAACTTTGGCTGTAACAGTGCTGGCGGGCTGCCAAACGACCAACCCTTATACCGGGGAGGAAGAGTTTAATAAAACCTCAAAATACGGTGGGATTGGTGCACTAGCCGGTGCTGTAGTGGGTGGTTTGGCTGATGGTAAAAAAGGTGCCCTTAAAGGTGCAGCTGCAGGTGCTGCGGCAGGTGCTGGGTATGGCTACTATGTTGACCGGCAAGAAGATAAGCTAAGAGCGCAACTTCGTGGTACAGGTGTACGGGTACAGCGTCAAGGCAATCACTTACGCTTAATTATGCCAGGTAACATCACCTTTAATACTAATTCATACGACATTCAGGCTGGGTTCTATCGAGTACTCAACTCAGTATCAACTGTGTTGAAAGAATTTGATAAGAATGGTGTTGAGGTTGTTGGCCACACTGATAGTACTGGTGGTTATCAATATAACCAGCAACTGTCGCAGAAACGGGCGCAAAGTGTTGCTAGTTACTTGATCAACCAAGGTGTGACACCAAACCGGGTCAGTTATTATGGTGCCGGTCCTGACAACCCGATTGCTGATAATAGTTCGACGGGTGGTCGCCAGCAGAACCGCCGGGTAGAAATTAACCTGAAGCCGCCTGCTCAGTATTAA
- a CDS encoding type VI secretion system Vgr family protein: protein MPVAANRSQFTITVSGCEDELRVVSFTGTENLSDTYSFNVFVVCENPALNFKQLYQQAALLTLLDEQQSRLIHGEVSQFKQLTVGRRFSRYQLQIVPKLWFLKFRATSQIFQQLTTPEIIKQVLEDANISGENYEFRLANSYQPRIYCVQSQETDYDFICRLMAEDGIHFHFEHKEERHTLIFGDSKPAFTFIEGKNIIFKAKSSMVAEQDTTFTLSLKRAVGVGKVSLRDYDFTNPRLDLEVSQNAEHYQQLERYHYPGQYLRPDAGNKQGKRQLEADQASQVNIVGKSTSVRLIAGYRVQLQQHPTNRLNQEVIIKQVNHVGEQPQAEEEEATTNRGSQYHNSFTAMPAEQPFRIKSQQTKLHLKGLQTAVVSGPAGEEIYTNEYGQIKIQFQWDRQGQNDENTSKWVRVIHNWTGPQWGQLTLPRLGQELMLDFINGDPDQPIALSRIYHANNKPPYKLPPNKTRLTLKSQSSLGGDGFNEIRYEDKKGQEQIFFHGEKDWNLIVKHVQREQIQANRHLIVDASRYETIKGEHHRKKDQLANREIGQSENITSGQQYQLKTASIHTEKTGTEQQFQASMKMVIEAGNEATVTAGGSFIKVNAAGVFVSPKSTITAGKVGHGSFSLSLPVGVVSGVMAALTNASLTGTPLVEDCRIKEECEDCGL, encoded by the coding sequence ATGCCAGTAGCCGCTAATAGAAGTCAATTCACCATTACAGTATCAGGGTGTGAAGATGAACTGCGCGTTGTCTCTTTCACTGGTACTGAAAACTTATCTGATACATACAGTTTCAATGTTTTCGTTGTTTGTGAAAACCCTGCTTTGAACTTCAAACAGCTATATCAACAAGCCGCTCTGTTAACATTGTTAGATGAGCAGCAATCTCGGCTTATTCATGGAGAAGTGAGTCAGTTTAAACAATTAACCGTAGGTCGACGTTTTAGTCGCTACCAACTACAAATTGTACCAAAACTTTGGTTTTTAAAATTTCGGGCGACCAGCCAGATTTTCCAGCAGCTCACTACACCAGAAATCATCAAGCAAGTATTGGAAGATGCCAATATCAGTGGAGAAAACTACGAGTTTCGTTTAGCCAATAGCTATCAACCTCGTATTTATTGCGTGCAAAGCCAGGAGACAGATTATGACTTTATCTGCCGGCTAATGGCTGAAGATGGCATTCATTTCCACTTCGAACATAAAGAAGAGCGACACACGCTTATTTTTGGCGATAGCAAACCTGCATTCACTTTTATTGAAGGTAAAAACATCATATTTAAAGCAAAATCCAGTATGGTTGCAGAGCAAGATACAACGTTTACTCTCTCACTTAAGCGAGCTGTGGGGGTAGGTAAAGTCTCATTAAGAGACTACGACTTTACTAACCCACGGTTAGATCTGGAAGTCAGCCAAAATGCCGAACACTATCAACAACTGGAGCGCTATCATTACCCTGGCCAATATCTTCGTCCAGATGCAGGCAATAAACAAGGCAAACGACAGCTCGAAGCAGACCAGGCAAGCCAGGTTAATATAGTAGGTAAAAGCACATCCGTACGCCTAATTGCCGGTTATCGAGTGCAACTCCAACAACACCCTACCAACCGACTTAATCAGGAAGTTATTATTAAACAAGTCAATCATGTGGGCGAGCAACCTCAAGCTGAGGAAGAAGAAGCCACTACCAATAGAGGCAGCCAATACCATAATAGCTTTACAGCAATGCCTGCCGAACAACCCTTTCGAATAAAAAGCCAGCAAACTAAACTACACTTAAAAGGTTTACAAACGGCAGTTGTCAGTGGCCCCGCCGGCGAAGAAATTTATACCAATGAATATGGGCAAATAAAAATCCAATTTCAGTGGGATCGCCAAGGCCAGAATGATGAAAATACATCAAAATGGGTACGAGTCATCCATAATTGGACCGGCCCACAATGGGGACAACTCACCCTGCCCCGCCTCGGCCAGGAATTAATGCTGGACTTTATCAATGGCGACCCCGACCAACCCATCGCCCTTTCTAGAATTTATCACGCCAATAACAAACCACCTTATAAACTACCCCCTAATAAAACCCGGCTGACACTAAAAAGCCAAAGCTCATTAGGTGGTGACGGCTTTAATGAAATTCGCTATGAAGATAAAAAAGGTCAAGAACAAATTTTTTTCCATGGCGAAAAAGATTGGAATTTAATCGTTAAACATGTTCAGCGAGAACAAATCCAAGCCAACCGCCACTTAATCGTCGATGCATCCCGCTATGAAACCATCAAAGGCGAACACCACCGAAAAAAAGACCAACTAGCCAACCGCGAAATAGGCCAATCTGAAAACATCACCAGCGGCCAGCAATACCAACTAAAGACCGCCAGTATACACACCGAAAAAACCGGCACTGAACAACAATTCCAAGCCAGTATGAAAATGGTTATCGAAGCTGGAAACGAAGCCACCGTCACCGCAGGCGGCTCTTTTATAAAGGTAAATGCCGCCGGGGTGTTTGTGTCGCCTAAATCAACGATAACGGCTGGGAAGGTGGGGCATGGGAGTTTCAGTTTGTCATTACCAGTAGGAGTCGTCAGTGGTGTCATGGCAGCATTGACTAATGCATCACTTACCGGCACTCCATTAGTTGAAGACTGCCGAATAAAAGAAGAATGTGAGGATTGTGGTTTATAA